aaattaacagctatttcttctaaaaaaacaaaaacacaacatctataggcctatagtctttctataaatgcttaataaggcatagatagttcacactttagattaggtcacgcaaaagccttaactaacagttagtaaatgctttataacttgcattactaatcagaagttgcatcattagtaagtctttataaaatagttgttaagatatttgcaaagcatagtgtacatcctgtattcgacttggcatacattaattaaagacataagtaaatatgttgttagttatttactcatgctttataaaggtaatgtaaatggtttgttcaccatttgctaatgctttctataccagctcatgtaccattaacaccttttaaactactggtttgcaactatattaacaagctgtctataaagtatgataatgcggttatcaaacaccttatgaattgtattatgaataaaatacatattttttaacagtgtttattaatgatcaacatagtgtttaataataagcttattaactatttaataatatattgttaatgtttcaaaatgttttataaaggattaactaactattagttaacactttgtaaatgccaaaaagcgttgacttattataaagtgttacccattTGCATTGTGCAGGTaattttgacatcagtaaacacgtAAATgtatgtaacaaaattcactgatctatactgaaagtatacactttatattgtcgttctgttagctagccagaaTTTCATCCATAAAGGAAACCCTTTTAAAGCATGTTGATTTAGCATTCAGTACTTGTAGCTAATAACCTTCCAGCTATACCTACTGAAATACACCATCTACTTTAAAtattctatttatttatttcttagCTAATCAGTATTTCATCAGTAAAATAGTCTTGGATTTTCTGAATCACACTGACATAAATAATGCCTGTTTTTGGCTTGTTATATCCACATCTGTggatggggagtcaggtggctgagcggttagggaatcgggctagtaattagaaggttgccggttcaattcccgcccatgcagatgacgttgtgtccttgggcaaggcacttcaccctacttgcctcgggggaatgtccctgtacttactgtaagtcgctctggataagggcgtctgctaaatgactaaatgtaaatgtaacatcttTTCGGCTTGTAGAAGCCATTAGTGCAGGTCAGTCAACTGTGTAGGTCAGTGGGTGTAAGGGGTGTCCTCGTCACCGTTGATAATGGGATCGCCCCTGGGATTGGGCCCGGCCACCTCAATGCTGCTTGTGTAGATGAAGGAGGCCACGTTCTCCTGGACACACATCTCCAGGAGTAGCTGGGTCCCTGGGAAACATGCACTAAGTTCACATAAACTACTTTTTGGAAATGAAATACTTGATACTTTTTTGAGTGATGCATGAAAACAGCCAATCTTCTTAACAAACTAGCCTTAACTATCCACACAAGAAAGTAAATGTTACACTTACACTGGAGTGTGTCACAGTGATGGTTAAAGGGATgaccagaggaccaatcagagtgaaggggctgtGAGGAGTTCCCATGATATATGGGGATTGTTTCTGCCAAAAATCTCAATCCTGATCTGAacactgcactccgttggattataaaaaggacacatgaaaacacacaaacacacagatattcCTGTTATTATTAGAGAGATGAGAACTTATTTTCATACAATATGCCTGACATAAACCTACAGCTTTTAAGATCATTGGCTATTGCCAAAATTGGACACCAATTCCAATGTGCATACCACATTTTAATATCCAAGAGAATGTTTTTCATGTCTGTTTGACAGGCGGAatgagagagcaggagatgaGGGAGATCAAGCTGCATGGCGTGAGCAAAACAGGCCTGAAGAACATCATAGACTTCATCTACACCTCCAGGGTGAACCTCTGCTTGGCCAACCTGCAGGACACTCTGGAGGCGGCCAACTTCCTGCAGGTGCTGCCCGTCCTGGGGTTCTGCAACGAGCTCCTGAGCAGTGAGGTGAGAGGACCACAGCTGGCTGAGGTATAGAATGTCTGAAGTGGGTTTGAATGGACACTTATGGATCCATGTTGTCTTGTTTTCGTGTTTCTTGTAGATCACCATCGATAACTGCATAGAGGTGGAGCGCATCGCCGCAGACAtgctcctggaggaggtgaaggtaaACATCggggagtttgtgtgtcagaaccTCTCGGATCTGGTGCAGAGCGGCCGCTACCTGAAGCTCTCCCAGACCAGCCTGGCCTATGCCCTAGCCAGCGACTCCTTGAAGGGCTTCTCTGAGATGGAGCTATACCGCATTGCCAGGGCCTGGCTGGACCACGACCCGCCCGCCCGCCGCTCCTCCGTCTACGCCCTGATGCGCCACATCCGCTTCCCCCTCATGAGCCCCATGGAGCTCATGCAAAtctcccaggaggacgagggcaccGACGGGAACACCGTGATGCGCTCCGACACCGCCTGCGTCAACCTCCTGCTGGAGGCCAGCAACTACCAGATGATGCCCTTCCTCCAGCCGGCACTGCAGACCGAGCGCACGCGCATCCGGTCGGACGCCAGGCACCTGCTGGCGCTGGGTGGCGTGATGCGGCAGCAGCTGGTGGTGAGCCGAGAGCTGCGGCTCTACGATGAGGAGAGCGGCCACTGGAGGGCGCTTCAGCCCATGGAGGTGCCTCGCTATCAGCACGGCGTGGCGCTGCTAGGGGGCTTCCTCTACATTGTCGGGGGACAGAGCACCTATGACACCAAGGGCAAGACGGCGGTGGACAGCGCGTACCGATACGACCCGCGCTTCAACAGGTGGCTGCAGGTAGCGTCGCTGAACGAGAAGAGGACCTTCTTCCACTTGAGCGCGCTCAAGGGGAGGATCTTTGCTGTGGGGGGTAGGAACGCCTCGGGAGAGATTGGTAAGTCACTATGGCTCCTCAAGATGTGAGTTCCATTCTGATCTAcatgtttttcatattttttttcatCCCTTACAGACTCAGTGGAGTGCTACGACCTTAGAAAGAATGAGTGGACGTTTGTGTCGCATATGATTGAGCCCCACTACGGCCACGCAGGGACCGTCCATGGGGAGCTGATGTACGTCTCAGGTGAGGCTTCCATTCAAATTTTCCATTCAGATTCAAACGGCAGTAACCGTGGACATCTGGACTGTTTTTGAACAAAACAATTCACGATGCGCAAAGGCAGTTACACTCTACTTAGCATCTACTGCTCTACAGCTTTGACAGACTGGCAAAACATTTCTGGTTTGTTCGAAATGCATCTTGGTTGGGTTCTGTAATGTTACCATTGCAACCGTGGAAGAGAAACTAGTGTCTAGGCCAAAATCATAAACAGATGTTGCCGTTACTGTACATGAGCAGAAAGTGACCACAAAAATACTTTAGAACTATGCATGTATACTATAAAGCGTCCactaaattaataaaatgttaaataaataTGTGACTGTCAAATATGTGACTGTGCCAGCAAACACATTTGTTTAAATGAGGTCACATTGTCACTGAGGTTAACCCAAAGCTATCGAGAGCATTTCAAATTTCAAGAATTACTTTGGTCAAGTAAACATGCACTGTTGCAAAGGAACAGGTGAATTCCGCAGTGTGTGGG
The DNA window shown above is from Osmerus eperlanus chromosome 3, fOsmEpe2.1, whole genome shotgun sequence and carries:
- the si:rp71-68n21.9 gene encoding kelch-like protein 9, translated to MLEGDQRVSLLRRITSRSSSQRRQQQRQQIPEHMGGDDSGPGKLHRRLSRLGSRNHNRAPPPQPAQPPQPPQPAQPPQAAQPDRPSAQEDRPALSVPKPLPPASSELASKAVETPPKLPPVTQKPKLPPRPLNRVFSSTEHGAAILQGLEQFRGDKTLCDVTLVPGDSSDTFPVHRVIMASASDYFKAMFTGGMREQEMREIKLHGVSKTGLKNIIDFIYTSRVNLCLANLQDTLEAANFLQVLPVLGFCNELLSSEITIDNCIEVERIAADMLLEEVKVNIGEFVCQNLSDLVQSGRYLKLSQTSLAYALASDSLKGFSEMELYRIARAWLDHDPPARRSSVYALMRHIRFPLMSPMELMQISQEDEGTDGNTVMRSDTACVNLLLEASNYQMMPFLQPALQTERTRIRSDARHLLALGGVMRQQLVVSRELRLYDEESGHWRALQPMEVPRYQHGVALLGGFLYIVGGQSTYDTKGKTAVDSAYRYDPRFNRWLQVASLNEKRTFFHLSALKGRIFAVGGRNASGEIDSVECYDLRKNEWTFVSHMIEPHYGHAGTVHGELMYVSGGITRDTFQKELYCYDPDTDSWSRRADMTELRGLHCMCTVGDHLFVMGGNHFRGSSDYDDVLGCEYYSPAADQWTVVAAMPRGQSDVGVAVFQDQIYVVGGYSWNSRCMVDIVQRYDPQTDEWDRVFNVLEPLGGIRSCTLTVHLPEGAVDDAQIQDCLLPAAAKT